A part of Fusarium oxysporum Fo47 chromosome III, complete sequence genomic DNA contains:
- a CDS encoding mediator complex subunit NUT2 gives MAPVDRVDHNALEQQLKDIIQDLYQIMVQVSTYDSVGRSSREVLINEIKTLSDSLRTVHSSASPPNNLPSVPPELVEYVEHGRNPDIYTREFVELVRRGNQLMRGKLNAFGTFRDILAENITTAMPELRDDVAQVVEATGGVPPGRRNGEQPQQNGNATNHASSSAA, from the exons ATGGCACCTGTCGATCGCGTAGACCACAATGCCCTTGAGC AACAGCTCAAGGACATCATCCAAGATCTATACCAAATAATGGTACAAGTCTCAACTTACGACTCTGTCGGCCGATCCAGTAGAGAAGTTCTCATCAACGAAAT CAAAACCCTCTCCGACTCCCTTCGCACTGTTCACTCCTCCGCCTCTCCCCCAAACAACTTGCCTTCAGTGCCCCCAGAACTTGTCGAGTATGTCGAGCACGGCCGTAACCCAGATATTTACACCCGAGAATTCGTTGAGCTCGTGCGTCGAGGGAACCAGCTTATGCGCGGCAAACTCAACGCCTTTGGAACCTTTCGCGACATCTTGGCGGAGAACATCACCACGGCCATGCCCGAGTTGCGCGACGATGTGGCCCAGGTCGTCGAGGCCACTGGAGGCGTGCCACCCGGAAGGAGAAATGGTGAGCAGCCGCAACAGAATGGCAATGCTACCAACCATGCCTCGTCGTCTGCTGCTTGA